The genomic DNA GCTATGGATTTGACTcgcatgatgatgagatcaaTTCAATTAAGGACGAAGACTCTGGTTTCGATGATGGTTTAGACCCGCTCTCTGATGAAGATGTGGTTTCCATCAAGGAAGACTGCGATTACAATTCTGATTttgagattggggaggtATTTAGAGCAGATGCCCTTGCGTCTGACCATGgttctgatgatgaggagattAAGGAGGAGGACTCTGACGATGAGATAATGGAGGAAGGCTCAGACTACGACGACCTAATGGATGCCTCGGACGACAGCGAGATAAAATCAGAAGactccgacgacgacgacgtgaTTAAGGAGGAGGGATCCGGCCGCGAGATCAAGGCTGAGGActctgacgacgacgagataaaggaggaagagtctgacaacaacaacaccaacaataacaacaacaacaacagcaccaacaataacaacaacaacaacaccaacgacGCCCCATCTATCAAGGATGAATACGACTGCAGCTCCGACTACGGAAACGAGCGGTCTTTCAGAGCGGATGCTCTTGCTTCCGACTACAGCTCTAGctctgacgaggaggatatcaagTCGGAGTATTCTTCTGACCACGGATTAGACCGAGAAgacgacctcctcgacgatCACATTGAAGACGATGGAAACTTCCCAAATCCACCCAACGCGACTGGCTCCCAGTCTAACCCTGCCGATGCCGAAGATGAACACGAACGTACCGTCTTTGAGAATTTAACTGCcagcgaagaagaggttCATGAGTTACCCTTCTCATACCATGACCATCAGTTGACCGTGGCGGCCGCAGCCAGGGATCGTTACGATTTTCTCGGGTCTTTCCCAGGGTATCACGAGTTGGACGCGGCGACCTCGGTGAGGATTCGGGGAGACTTGCCCGGATTTCCGTTCTTGGACGGACATGGCGAGCGGCCTCTGTGtgctgaggatgatgggttgtGGGACGTGCTtgccggggaggaggatgactgGCGGTTTGAGCAGGATGGTTTTATGGGGGGTGATGTGCTTGATGACTCTGTTTGGGATGagtttggtggggaggatgaggtgttGAGGTATGAGGAGGAGTATTTGGGGGTGCAGATGGTTGGGGAGTTCGAGGGGGTTtatgttgaggatggggtcaCGGATGCGTTTGGGCTGGGGTctgagggtggggagggggattttgaggatgaggaagatgagatTTAATGATTTGTTGTTTGCCAGTTTGTAATATACTGGGGTAGTCGTGATTTTAAGCGGTTGGGTGTATATCACGAAATACCAAACACAAACCTACTACCCTCGGCATTCAAGAATGGGATACTGTAAATCAATGTCACCGATACTACCGTATCACACAGTTTCGCTTTTAGAAAATAGATTCCACATGCTAGTGATTATTCAAAACGGTAATGAACGTATCGATCTTGCCGAGTAGTCCTGGATATGGCTTACCCCCGGTATCCCCCacccagcttcctccccctaTCTCTCTTCACCGAATCTGACCCGGCAGATAAACAACTCTGAGTTGCTGTTATTGTCGTTGTCTTGTCCGGACCCACCAACAAGCGGTTTTTATTGTCACCAATCTCGTGTGCAAACAGATACCCGCAAAAACTGTTTACTGTCTGCGAACGCCATGCTTCGGCTTGCTGTGCGTGGATCCCGGGCAGCCAGCGAGACCTGACCTCCCGCTAACCATAACAGATGATCGAGCGTCTCCACGATTTGACCATCGATTGAAGTGTGGCAAACGTCTTATGCCAACTAAGCAGCTTGGGATGTCCCTTTTTGAAAGCTACCATGTTGGGATCATGGGTCTGAAATTTCATGCTGTTTGCGGTTGGTTGGGAAAGCTGGAAGGAAATGACAACGCTGGGTTTGATGGAAAAGGCATTCGAGACTGCTACCGTAAACGGGACCTGACCTCTGACAAAACGGGCGGTCGGCCGGCTTTCGAACGGTCGTCATCGTGGGCGCAAGAGCGACATGGTGTCCGGTGCCACTCTGATCTTCCCTTGGGATCGGTGAGCAGATCAGTGAACGGGGGGAATTCCGAGTATTCTGTTGCGAGCCTTGGCCGCCGCTCTCGCGCCTGCGCGCGCAGGCGAAGCTGTCGTCAACCCCTAATAAGACTTTAATTAGTCACTGGGAAGATGATACACCAAAAAGTTGTTCTAATCGACAAGTTTGATATCATAAAGAGACAGCAAAGCTGGCAGGAATGTGATCATATTACTCGGTATTCTCAAAGTTTATAACAGTACCCCTGTCCAGTTTACAGCAGGATATCCTTAAATTGATATAGTCTTTGAAGCCCGAGAAGCTTGTTATAAATCATAGACCAAACACTTCTTCATCAGTAACCACAACAGAGGCCTGCACACATAGTCATCACCAagcaataacaacaacaaactaCTAAAATTCTGGATCTTGTTTGTCAAAATCCAGATATGACTTTCATCTAGGGTTCACGACATCCTCACCCCAGTGGAtaatcccccccccccgacCCACCAGCCCAATCGCCATTGTGACCTCCATGATACGATACCCCAGCTTTTA from Podospora pseudoanserina strain CBS 124.78 chromosome 2, whole genome shotgun sequence includes the following:
- the NTH1_2 gene encoding alpha,alpha-trehalase nth1 (COG:L; EggNog:ENOG503NXI5), giving the protein MEEGSDYDDLMDASDDSEIKSEDSDDDDVIKEEGSGREIKAEDSDDDEIKEEESDNNNTNNNNNNNSTNNNNNNNTNDAPSIKDEYDCSSDYGNERSFRADALASDYSSSSDEEDIKSEYSSDHGLDREDDLLDDHIEDDGNFPNPPNATGSQSNPADAEDEHERTVFENLTASEEEVHELPFSYHDHQLTVAAAARDRYDFLGSFPGYHELDAATSVRIRGDLPGFPFLDGHGERPLCAEDDGLWDVLAGEEDDWRFEQDGFMGGDVLDDSVWDEFGGEDEVLRYEEEYLGVQMVGEFEGVYVEDGVTDAFGLGSEGGEGDFEDEEDEI